In one window of Polaromonas naphthalenivorans CJ2 DNA:
- a CDS encoding phage holin family protein, giving the protein MKLLLKWLLSAAALLAVAYLYSGVVVTSFTGALIAAAVLGALNMVVRPVLVLLTLPVTVITLGLFLFVVNALMFWAAASLVSGLNVNGFGAALLGSLIYSVLQLAIDFVLERLLFKD; this is encoded by the coding sequence ATGAAACTTCTCCTCAAATGGCTGCTCAGCGCCGCCGCCCTGCTGGCGGTGGCCTACCTGTATTCGGGCGTGGTGGTGACCAGCTTTACCGGCGCGCTGATTGCGGCGGCGGTGCTCGGCGCGCTGAACATGGTGGTGCGCCCAGTCCTGGTGCTGCTGACGCTGCCGGTCACGGTGATCACGCTGGGGCTGTTCCTGTTTGTCGTCAATGCCCTGATGTTCTGGGCGGCGGCCAGCTTGGTCAGCGGGCTGAACGTCAACGGCTTCGGCGCCGCGCTGCTGGGCTCGCTGATCTACTCGGTGCTGCAGCTAGCGATTGACTTTGTCCTCGAGCGCCTGCTCTTTAAGGATTGA
- a CDS encoding M48 family metalloprotease, whose amino-acid sequence MTSSNRSDNTPPQPRHAWRRLVLVLALALCQLAPPLSLAQTAGAAPGRATGSLPSLGDNSELSAAAERRIGDRIAVSIYRDPDYVDDPVLVDYLQGIWQPLMAAARARGELPAELDERFAWELFLIRDRSINAFALPGGYFGVHLGLIGTVGSADELAAVLAHEMSHVTQRHISRLMTQQSRQAPWMIAAMILGVLAANKNPNAGSAAIVGGQALAAQGQLNFSRDMEREADRVGFGVMEGAGYASRGVSGMFEKLQQANRLNDNGSFPYLRSHPLTTERIAEAQARVQLASAAAKPSPEKLAAESRTQLLHAMMAPRARILAVPGVDALRTMLAEGQRRAAALPAPQPAAPAVSAATVRDAGALYGGAFAAAQLRDFSAARNLLGRLKPLTADIGPAAKAAELLAIEVDLLEGKIPASAASADIGKAGSRAELLLQAKALMAASRAPDVSQALQTWVAVHPRDAMAWQLLAVACGQQNQPVRAIRADAESRAAQLDYAAALDRFKAAQGLMRSSPASADYVEGSIIDTRTRQVESILKEQALEDKVNR is encoded by the coding sequence TTGACTTCTTCGAACCGCTCTGACAACACCCCGCCACAGCCGCGCCATGCCTGGCGCCGGCTGGTGCTGGTGCTGGCGCTGGCGCTGTGCCAGCTTGCGCCGCCCCTCTCGCTGGCCCAGACGGCGGGCGCCGCGCCTGGCCGGGCAACCGGCTCGCTGCCGTCGCTGGGCGACAACTCCGAGCTGTCCGCCGCCGCCGAGCGCCGCATCGGCGACCGCATTGCCGTCAGCATTTACCGCGACCCCGACTATGTCGATGACCCGGTGCTGGTGGACTACCTGCAGGGCATCTGGCAGCCGCTGATGGCTGCCGCGCGCGCGCGGGGCGAGCTGCCGGCGGAACTCGACGAGCGCTTTGCCTGGGAACTGTTCCTGATCCGCGACCGCAGCATCAACGCATTTGCCCTGCCCGGCGGCTATTTTGGCGTGCACCTGGGCCTGATCGGCACCGTGGGCAGCGCCGATGAACTGGCCGCCGTGCTGGCCCATGAAATGAGCCATGTCACGCAGCGGCATATTTCGCGGCTGATGACGCAGCAGTCCCGGCAGGCGCCGTGGATGATTGCGGCAATGATTTTGGGGGTGCTGGCCGCCAACAAGAACCCCAACGCGGGCAGCGCGGCCATCGTCGGCGGGCAGGCACTGGCGGCGCAGGGGCAGCTGAATTTTTCGCGCGACATGGAGCGCGAGGCCGACCGCGTCGGCTTTGGCGTGATGGAGGGCGCCGGCTATGCCAGCCGGGGCGTCTCGGGCATGTTCGAAAAGCTGCAGCAGGCCAACCGGCTCAATGACAACGGCTCGTTTCCCTACCTGCGCTCGCACCCGCTGACCACCGAGCGCATCGCCGAGGCGCAGGCCCGCGTGCAGCTGGCGTCGGCGGCAGCCAAGCCGTCACCCGAGAAGCTGGCCGCCGAGAGCCGCACGCAGCTGCTGCACGCGATGATGGCCCCCCGCGCCCGCATCCTGGCCGTTCCCGGCGTGGATGCGCTGCGCACCATGCTGGCCGAGGGCCAGCGCAGGGCGGCTGCCTTGCCCGCGCCGCAGCCGGCGGCGCCAGCGGTGTCGGCGGCCACGGTCCGCGATGCTGGCGCGCTGTATGGCGGCGCCTTCGCTGCCGCCCAGCTGCGTGATTTTTCGGCGGCGCGCAACCTGCTCGGCCGGCTCAAGCCGCTCACCGCCGACATCGGGCCTGCGGCCAAGGCCGCCGAACTGCTGGCCATCGAGGTCGATTTGCTGGAGGGCAAAATACCGGCGTCCGCAGCCTCGGCCGACATCGGCAAGGCCGGCTCGCGGGCCGAGTTGCTGCTGCAGGCGAAGGCGCTGATGGCGGCCAGCCGCGCGCCGGACGTGTCGCAGGCGCTGCAGACCTGGGTGGCCGTGCATCCCCGCGATGCGATGGCCTGGCAGTTGCTGGCCGTTGCCTGCGGCCAGCAAAACCAGCCGGTGCGGGCGATCCGGGCCGATGCCGAAAGCCGCGCCGCCCAGCTCGACTACGCCGCTGCGCTGGACCGCTTCAAGGCGGCGCAGGGCTTGATGCGCAGCAGCCCGGCCAGCGCCGATTATGTGGAAGGCTCGATCATCGACACCCGCACCCGGCAGGTCGAGTCAATCCTTAAAGAGCAGGCGCTCGAGGACAAAGTCAATCGCTAG
- the moaC gene encoding cyclic pyranopterin monophosphate synthase MoaC, with amino-acid sequence MTTSSPLTHFDGQGQAHMVDVAAKAATHRIAVAQGRIEMKPATLALILAGNAKKGDVLGIARIAGIMAAKKTSDLIPLCHPLALTRIAIEFIASSAGGTSANGLIDDETAHVSCAATVETVGPTGVEMEALTAVTAALLTIYDMCKAVDRGMTITDVKLLEKHGGKSGSFVTC; translated from the coding sequence ATGACGACATCTTCACCCCTCACCCATTTTGACGGCCAGGGCCAGGCCCACATGGTCGATGTCGCGGCCAAGGCGGCCACGCACCGCATCGCCGTTGCCCAGGGCCGGATCGAGATGAAACCGGCCACGCTGGCCCTGATTCTGGCTGGCAACGCCAAAAAAGGCGATGTGCTGGGCATTGCCCGCATCGCCGGCATCATGGCGGCCAAAAAAACCAGCGACCTGATTCCCCTGTGCCATCCGCTGGCGCTGACCCGAATTGCTATTGAATTCATAGCTAGTTCCGCTGGTGGAACAAGCGCAAACGGTCTTATTGATGATGAAACGGCTCATGTGAGCTGCGCCGCCACGGTCGAAACCGTCGGCCCGACCGGCGTCGAGATGGAAGCGCTGACGGCCGTCACCGCCGCCCTGCTGACGATCTACGACATGTGCAAGGCGGTGGACCGGGGCATGACCATCACCGATGTGAAGCTGCTGGAAAAGCATGGCGGGAAGTCGGGGAGCTTTGTAACGTGTTGA